The sequence CCGACCCGGACCACCAGGCTTTCATCCACGGCCGCGCCCCGCTGCGGGGAAATCTGCACCGCCGGATCCTCACCGAAAAGGTTCGGCAGGGCATAGATGAGGCCGATCAACAAGACCAGAACGATAAGAACGTTCTTCCAGAGCGGGAAGCGGTTTTGCATGACAGTCCCTTTTCGGCTTACGAGGTTTTTTCCGCTTTGGCGATCTTTTTCCTCACCGCCTTGAAGGTGCCTTTGGGCAGCACGCTGGCGATGGCGTTGCGCTGGATCTGGATGTGAATCCCGTCACCCACCTCGAGGACGACGAAGTTTTCGTCCAGGTCCACGACCCGCCCGAGGATGCCGCCGTTGGTCACCACTTCGGTGCCCTTGCCGATGGACTGGACCATCTTCTTGTGTTCCTTGGCGCGGCGCTGCTGGGGAAAGATGAACAGAAAGTAGAAAAAGGCGAAGATCGCCAGCGGCAGCAACAGGCCGGCCATGCCCGGCTCCTGAGCCTGGGGCGCCGCCTGGGCGAAGGCATCGGAAATGAACAGTCCCATAAGCATTGGTTGATCCTGAATTGGTTGACTCGGCCAGACTCGCGAAGCTCGCCATTATGCCACAACCCCGGCGATTTTACCGCGTTGACGATAGAAGTCGGCGACGAAAGCCTCCAGCGACCCGGCTTCGATCGCAGCCCGAAGTCCGGCCATCAATTCCTGGTAGTAATGCAGGTTGTGAATCGTATTGAGGCGGGCGCCGAGGATTTCCCCGCAGCGGTCGAGATGATGCAGATAGGCACGACTGTAATGACGGCAAGTGTAACAGCCGCAGCCTTCGTCCAGGGGGGCGGTGTCCTTGCGGTAACGAGCGTTTCTGATCCTGACCACGCCGAAGCGGGTGAACAGATGGCCGTTCCTGGCATTTCGGGTCGGCAGCACGCAGTCGAACATGTCGATGCCGCGGCGCACGCTTTCGACGATATCCTCGGGCTTGCCCACCCCCATCAGGTAGCGGGGGCGGTCGGCCGGCAGACGCGGGGCCAGGAAATCGAGGATCCGGTAGCGGTCTTCCTTCGGTTCCCCGACCGACAGGCCGCCGATGGCGTAACCGTCGAAACCCAGCGCTTTGAGCCCCTCGAGGGAGCGCTGGCGCAGTTCCTCGTACATCCCGCCCTGAACGATGCCGAACAGCCAGGCCGGATTGTCGCCATGGGCCTGTTTGCTGCGCTCGGCCCAGCGCAGCGACAGTTCCATGGACGCGCGCGCCTGTTCAAATGTCGCCGGATACGGGGTACACTCGTCGAAAATCATCACGATATCGGAACCCAGCGCCCGTTGCACCGCCATCGACTCCTCCGGACCCATGAAGATCGCATCGCCGTTGATCGGGGAACGGAAATGGACGCCGGCCTCGGTGATCTTGCGCAGCCTGCCGAGGCTGAAGACCTGGAAACCGCCGGAATCGGTGAGGATGGGGCCAAGCCAATGCATGAAATCGTGTAGACCGCCGTGGGCGCGGATGACCTCCACCCCGGGACGCAACATGAGATGGAAGGTATTGCCGAGGAGGATCTGGGCCCCGCTCGCCGCCACCTCCCCCGGCGTCATCGCCTTGACCGTGCCGTAAGTCCCGACGGGCATGAACGCGGGTGTTTGCACTTCCCCGCGCGCCAGGCGCAAGACGCCTCTTCTGGCCAGTCCATCGGTGGTAAAAAGTCGAAAGTGTGGTTCTGAGCGCATCGTTCCTGTTCCGAAAACTTCTACAATAAAACAAACTGCAACAAGATAACGACATGGGCGGCTTTTTCTTTATTGGTCGCGATCCCGCCAGGGAAATTTTGTGGCTGGCCATCATCTGGACACTGGGACTGTTGCCGGCCGAGGCGCTGGAATGGGACGATTGGCAGGAACGGATCAACCTTCACGGTTTTGCCTCCCAAGGGTACACCTGGACTTCGGCGAACAATCTTTACGGCCACAGTGAAAACGGCAGCCCGAACTTCACCGAGATCGGACTGAACCTCCGCCTCGATCCAATGCCGTGGATGAGCGTCGCCGCCCAAGGCATCTACCGCCATGCCGGCAAGGTGGAAAACCAGGTCCAGCTCGATTACGGCTTCCTCGAGCTCAGACCTTACACCGACACCCGGCTGCGCCTGATCCTGCGGGGCGGGCGCGTCAAAAACCCTTTCGGGCTCTACAACGAAACCCGTGACGTCGCCTTCACCCGCCCTTCCATCCTCCTGCCCCAGAGCGTCTACCTCGACCGTTCCCGCAGTCTGTATCTGTCATCGGACGGCGGGCAGCTGGAAGTCGATTATACGTGGGGAAGCCACGAATTCAGCTTCCGCTTCAACACCGGCCTTTACCGGGACGAATTCAAAGAGGTCGAAGCCAATATCTTCGGTTTCAATCCCCCCGGCGACATCTCTGCCAACCGGCCGCTGTTTCTGGGCCAGCTGCGTTACGAATACAACACCGGCCAACTCATTCTTGCCGTCAGCCACGCCGATGTCGAGCTGGAATACCGCAGTGCCCTGCCCGACGATCCGGTCGCACTTTTCCTGGCAAACACCCCTTTCAAAACCGGGCGGCTCCACTCCCGGCCACTGCTGTTCTCACTCCAGCTCAACGGCGAACGCTGGTCCCTGACCGGAGAATATATGTTCCAGTTCCAGCAAGTCCGTCATTTCGGCCCAGGCTTCGACCACGATTTCACCTCCGCAGGCTGGTACGTGCAGGGCCGCTATCACATTCTGCCCAACGTTCAGATCCTGGGCCGCTACGATGTCTTCTATCTGAACCGCTCGGACCACGATGGCAGCGATCTGGGCCTCGAACCGCTGCGTCCGCGCCACGCCGCTTTCGCCAAGGACTGGACCGGCGGCCTCCGCTGGGACATCACGCCTCACTGGATGGTTGCCGCCGAGTACCACTACGTCAATGGCACCGCCTGGCTGCCATTCCAGGACAATCCGCAACCGCCCGACACCCAACGCCACTGGCACCTGGTGATGGGGCTGGTTTCCTTCCGGTTTTGAGCCTGCCCATGAACGACTGCCATCAGAATTCGCCGTTCACCAGCCTGAAATGGCGCATCGCCCTGACCACTGCGGCGGTATTGTTTCTGATCCACGGGCTGTTTTCCGGCTTCGCCATCTACTCGCTGCAACAGCAGTTCCGCCTCCAGCGCCAGGAAGCGCTGCACCAGCACCGGCTCATCCTGGATCATCTCACGGAGCAATCGTACCAGTTGCTGCAACAGATCGCAGAGAGCATCGCCCTGGTGGCGGAGAACCGTCCGGCTGCCACCGACACCATCGCCGACACTATCGACAACTACTGGACCACCTATCAGCTGACCTGGGGAATCGAGGCCGTGCATTACTTCGATTCCGAGGGCTGTCTCCTCCGAGCCTGGGGAACGAAACACGAACCACCCTATCCCTTGGAGGAAATCGAGCCGGTGCTTGCGAGCGAACGTCCCCAGTTATTCTTCCACTGCGCCCGGACCTGTCTGCAGTACGCCGCAGTGCCGATCATCGGCCCGGACGAGACCACCCGGGTCCTGGTCATCGGCAGAAGTCTGGCGAATCTGATCCTCGATTTCCACCGCCTGACCCGCTCCCACATCGCCATCCTGGAACAGCACAGCGATGCGCCCCCCCGTATCGTGGCCGTCACCCAACCGGACCGCAACATGGCCCGCCTGCAGCGCCTGCCCCTCGACACCTTGCAGAAAACAGCGGAGGAGGAAACCCTTGTCGATCTGGAAAACGCCACCCTGGCACTGCACCTCGTCCACCCCGACACCGGCCGGCAACTTGCGTTTCTTATCCTCGACGACATCACCGAGACCTTGTCGGCACAGCGAAGGAGTCTGACCAACTATCTGCTCGGCACCGTATTGAGCCTGCTGGCCGGCATCACGATCGTGAGCCTGCTCCTGCGCCGCCCCCTGGCCCGGCTGGAAAAGGCCACTGCGACCCTTCCTCTGCTGGCCGAAGGCCGCCACGAAGAAATTCAACGACAGCTGACGCAAAACGATCTCCCCCACCGGGACGAGATCGCCATCCTCGAGGCCAATATCCTCCAAGCTTCGGCCCGGCTCGCATCACTCCAGCAACAGGTGGACGAGCGGACCCGGTCGCTGGTCCAGCAAACCCGCACCCTGCAACAGGAACGCAACTTCGTTCAGGGGCTGCTCGACACCGCCCCCCTCATCATTCTTACCCAGGACCAAAACGGCAGTATCATCACCGTTAACCGGTTCGCCAGGCGGTTTCTGGCAGGATGCCGGCTCCAGGCGGCCTCTTTCGACCGGCTGTTCCTGCGTCAGGAGTACGAACGCCTCCAGTACCTTCCCCTGCTGGCACAGCTGCGGAAAGGAGAAATCGCACGTGCCCACTTCGACACCCAGTTGCCCCGGCAGGAACAGACCCATCACATCACCTGGTTCCACACCCGTCTGGGAGATTCAGGCAGCGAAACGCCGCTCATCCTCTCCATCGGTCTGGACATCACCGAGCGCAAAAACGCTGAACGCCGCCTCTCCTGGCTCGCCGATCACGACCCATTGACCCATCTCAACAACCGCCGGGCGTTCCAGAGCAAGCTGGCGGCACTGCTCGACCGTGCTACCTTGGAAAGAAAGCCGTTCGCACTGCTCTACTTCGATCTCGATCAGTTCAAATATGTCAACGACACTTGCGGCCACAAGACCGGCGACGCATTGCTGCAGATCATCGCCAACAAGCTGCGGGAGGTCACCCGCAGCGAGGACATCCTGGCCCGCCTGGGCGGCGACGAATTCGCCCTGGTGGTCTACGACAGCAACCGGGACACCGCGGTACACATCGCCGAAAAGGTCTTCAGCGCTCTCCAGGCGGTTGACTGCCAGATCAACGGCCAGCCTTTCAAGGTGACCGTCAGCATCGGCATCGCTCTGTTTCCGGAACACGGCCGGACCCTCCAGGACCTGCTCGCCAACGCCGACCTGGCCATGTACCAGGCCAAAGAGGCGGGACGCAGCCGGATCCACGTCTATACGCCAGATACCGAATTCCACAAGCGCATCCAGCAGCAGCTCTATTGGAAGGATCAGATCGAGCAGGCGCTCGAGGAAGACCGCTTCGTGCTCTATTTTCAGCCCATTCTCGACATCCGCCGGGGTACGGTCTCCCACTATGAAACGCTGCTGCGCATGATTGACCCCGATGGACAGGTGCTGGCGCCGGGCTTGTTCATTCCCATGGCGGAGCAACTCGGGCTGATCCAGCGGCTCGACCGCATGGTGGTGGACATGGCCCTGGACGTGCACCGGCGCTTGCTGGCCGAGGGAAATCCTTTGACCCTGAGCGTCAATCTTTCCGGTCACTCCATGGCCGACGAAGCTCTGCAAAGCCATCTCCAGGAATGCCTGAGCGCCAACGGGGTCGATGCCAACCGCCTGATTTTCGAGATCACCGAAACCGCGGCGGTTTCCAACTTCGCTTCCGCCCAGCGTCTGATCAAAAAGATCAAAGACCTGGGCTGCCACTTCGCCCTGGACGATTTCGGCGTCGGCTTTTCCTCCTTCTACTATCTCATGCACCTGCCGGTGGACTACGTCAAGATAGACGGCTCCTTCGTCAAGAACCTAGAGAACAACCTGGAGGACCAGACCCTGGTCAGCGCCTTGGCCGACATCGCCAAACGCCTGGGGAAAAAGACAGTCGCCGAATTCGTCGAAAACGAGGCGATTCTCGAATATCTGCGGGAAATCGGCGTGGACTACGCCCAGGGGTACCACATCGGCCGCCCGGCACCCACGATCACCGCCCTGCCTCAATCCTCCGCAGGGCGTTGATA comes from Methylomarinovum tepidoasis and encodes:
- a CDS encoding TonB-dependent receptor, which gives rise to MGGFFFIGRDPAREILWLAIIWTLGLLPAEALEWDDWQERINLHGFASQGYTWTSANNLYGHSENGSPNFTEIGLNLRLDPMPWMSVAAQGIYRHAGKVENQVQLDYGFLELRPYTDTRLRLILRGGRVKNPFGLYNETRDVAFTRPSILLPQSVYLDRSRSLYLSSDGGQLEVDYTWGSHEFSFRFNTGLYRDEFKEVEANIFGFNPPGDISANRPLFLGQLRYEYNTGQLILAVSHADVELEYRSALPDDPVALFLANTPFKTGRLHSRPLLFSLQLNGERWSLTGEYMFQFQQVRHFGPGFDHDFTSAGWYVQGRYHILPNVQILGRYDVFYLNRSDHDGSDLGLEPLRPRHAAFAKDWTGGLRWDITPHWMVAAEYHYVNGTAWLPFQDNPQPPDTQRHWHLVMGLVSFRF
- the tgt gene encoding tRNA guanosine(34) transglycosylase Tgt; its protein translation is MRSEPHFRLFTTDGLARRGVLRLARGEVQTPAFMPVGTYGTVKAMTPGEVAASGAQILLGNTFHLMLRPGVEVIRAHGGLHDFMHWLGPILTDSGGFQVFSLGRLRKITEAGVHFRSPINGDAIFMGPEESMAVQRALGSDIVMIFDECTPYPATFEQARASMELSLRWAERSKQAHGDNPAWLFGIVQGGMYEELRQRSLEGLKALGFDGYAIGGLSVGEPKEDRYRILDFLAPRLPADRPRYLMGVGKPEDIVESVRRGIDMFDCVLPTRNARNGHLFTRFGVVRIRNARYRKDTAPLDEGCGCYTCRHYSRAYLHHLDRCGEILGARLNTIHNLHYYQELMAGLRAAIEAGSLEAFVADFYRQRGKIAGVVA
- a CDS encoding bifunctional diguanylate cyclase/phosphodiesterase; this translates as MNDCHQNSPFTSLKWRIALTTAAVLFLIHGLFSGFAIYSLQQQFRLQRQEALHQHRLILDHLTEQSYQLLQQIAESIALVAENRPAATDTIADTIDNYWTTYQLTWGIEAVHYFDSEGCLLRAWGTKHEPPYPLEEIEPVLASERPQLFFHCARTCLQYAAVPIIGPDETTRVLVIGRSLANLILDFHRLTRSHIAILEQHSDAPPRIVAVTQPDRNMARLQRLPLDTLQKTAEEETLVDLENATLALHLVHPDTGRQLAFLILDDITETLSAQRRSLTNYLLGTVLSLLAGITIVSLLLRRPLARLEKATATLPLLAEGRHEEIQRQLTQNDLPHRDEIAILEANILQASARLASLQQQVDERTRSLVQQTRTLQQERNFVQGLLDTAPLIILTQDQNGSIITVNRFARRFLAGCRLQAASFDRLFLRQEYERLQYLPLLAQLRKGEIARAHFDTQLPRQEQTHHITWFHTRLGDSGSETPLILSIGLDITERKNAERRLSWLADHDPLTHLNNRRAFQSKLAALLDRATLERKPFALLYFDLDQFKYVNDTCGHKTGDALLQIIANKLREVTRSEDILARLGGDEFALVVYDSNRDTAVHIAEKVFSALQAVDCQINGQPFKVTVSIGIALFPEHGRTLQDLLANADLAMYQAKEAGRSRIHVYTPDTEFHKRIQQQLYWKDQIEQALEEDRFVLYFQPILDIRRGTVSHYETLLRMIDPDGQVLAPGLFIPMAEQLGLIQRLDRMVVDMALDVHRRLLAEGNPLTLSVNLSGHSMADEALQSHLQECLSANGVDANRLIFEITETAAVSNFASAQRLIKKIKDLGCHFALDDFGVGFSSFYYLMHLPVDYVKIDGSFVKNLENNLEDQTLVSALADIAKRLGKKTVAEFVENEAILEYLREIGVDYAQGYHIGRPAPTITALPQSSAGR
- the yajC gene encoding preprotein translocase subunit YajC, whose translation is MGLFISDAFAQAAPQAQEPGMAGLLLPLAIFAFFYFLFIFPQQRRAKEHKKMVQSIGKGTEVVTNGGILGRVVDLDENFVVLEVGDGIHIQIQRNAIASVLPKGTFKAVRKKIAKAEKTS